One genomic segment of Musa acuminata AAA Group cultivar baxijiao chromosome BXJ3-3, Cavendish_Baxijiao_AAA, whole genome shotgun sequence includes these proteins:
- the LOC103976956 gene encoding BTB/POZ domain-containing protein At1g55760: MSNRAYRVETAPRLAQWRIDTLSACTYRKSDPFKIGLWNWYLAVEKNKQLYVKLYPEVSSLTRERPPIASFVIKIVSPSAPDRKTLTHPGICDMQLKNSDDFVWATDTLFTGRIIIDVEFLDLKIVPPTGGEPSSIWDSSEVKQHSETTALAPLGRMLADGIHTDITVNAAEGSIGAHRAVLATRSPVFRSMFSHDLKEKELSTVNISDMSFGACQAFLNYIYGSFRADEFLTHRLALLRAADKYDISDLKEACHESLLEDIDTKNVMERLQTAHLYRLPKLKSSCMRYLVSFGKIYEIPEDFNAFLQSADRELIAEIFQEVLAAWKGL; encoded by the exons ATGAGCAACCGGGCATACCGGGTGGAGACCGCGCCGCGGCTCGCGCAATGGCGGATCGATACCCTCTCCGCCTGCACTTACCGCAAGTCCGACCCCTTCAAGATCGGCCTCTGGAACTG GTATCTCGCAGTGGAGAAGAACAAACAACTGTATGTGAAGCTATACCCTGAGGTTTCGAGCCTGACAAGAGAGCGTCCGCCCATTGCCTCCTTCGTCATCAAGATCGTCTCCCCGTCCGCTCCCGACCGCAAGACTCTCACCCATCCAG GAATCTGTGACATGCAGCTCAAGAACAGCGACGACTTTGTGTGGGCAACTGACACCTTGTTTACCGGCAGGATCATAATTGACGTCGAGTTCCTTGATCTAAAGATTGTACCTCCAACC GGTGGCGAGCCTTCTTCCATTTGGGACAGTTCTGAGGTGAAGCAGCATTCAGAGACCACTGCACTCGCCCCTCTTGGCCGGATGCTGGCCGACGGTATCCACACCGACATCACGGTCAATGCCGCTGAGGGCAGCATCGGAGCACACCGCGCCGTCCTCGCGACGAGGTCCCCCGTCTTCCGTAGCATGTTCTCCCACGACCTCAAGGAGAAGGAGCTTTCGACTGTGAACATATCCGACATGTCCTTCGGGGCTTGCCAGGCCTTCCTCAACTACATCTACGGCAGCTTCCGGGCCGACGAGTTCCTCACCCACCGCCTCGCGCTCCTCCGAGCCGCCGACAAGTACGATATCTCCGACCTGAAGGAGGCATGCCATGAGAGCCTCCTCGAGGACATTGATACCAAGAACGTGATGGAGAGGCTCCAAACTGCCCACCTCTACCGTTTGCCGAAGTTGAAGAGCAGTTGCATGAGATACCTGGTGAGCTTCGGAAAGATCTACGAGATCCCTGAAGACTTCAATGCCTTTCTGCAGAGTGCCGATCGGGAACTCATCGCTGAAATATTTCAGGAGGTTCTTGCTGCCTGGAAAGGACTGTAA
- the LOC103977357 gene encoding pentatricopeptide repeat-containing protein At3g63370, chloroplastic, which translates to MSLGRTKKNSRALDMSVVFHNAFPTAPSVGNGLDKKLLWMAFSLQQQQKQASISSATIPSRVALLSRNVPASTLPSVKEACKQGDLTQAFRSLANSPQCPPQDAYSSILELCASRKAPLQGQQVHSHIVKSNSLSDDGFLGTKLLFMYGKCGQLRDAEKLFDEMPTRSIFAWNALVGAYASNDRPSLAIATFQEMRVSGILPDACTLASVLKACGALEDVYTGTATHGFAVKCGLDSTGFVSNALVSMYAKCGRFGSARQLFERMDEERDVVSWNSIISACLQDGQFFEVLTLFREMQRASIPMNSYTTVGVLQACAELSLPRLGMEIHASLLKNDAKLEIYECNALVVLYARCGRIGNAMQVFCEMEEKDTVSLNSMLSGYVQNGLYQEAIDFFREILGLGFEADQVSLISVASASGRSGNRLHGREVHAYAMKHGFDSDLQVGNTLIDMYTKCHLIDYAERVFYKLHSKDCISWTTMIAGYAQNSGYSKALELFRQVQADGMKADSMMIGSILQACSGMVCLSLLKQVHGYAIRHGLLDLVLNNSIIDVYGECGKVSRACHVFGTIRDKDVVSWTSMITCYVSNGLLNEALCLFRDMVAADVEPDAVSLITVLAAAAGLSSSMKGKEIHGFMYRRRYLTEGTVSSSLVDMYARCGDIENSFKVFGNVRRKDLVLWTTMIDASGMHGQGEEATRLFRGLQETGIVPDEVTFLALLYACSHSGLVDEGKYYLDVMTGEYGLEAWPEHYACLVDLLGRSGRTEEAFEFIKSMPVKPTAAVWCALLGACRVHLNHELGKIAAEKLLELEPENPGNYVLISNAFAATRNWEEVGAVRAMMERRGLKKDPACSWIEVGKKVHAFVARDRTHEESVAIYSKLAEIIERLKKEGGYTENTKFVLQDVPEEEKIKMLHGHSERLAMAFGMLCAPKGTPIRITKNLRVCGDCHEFTKLVSKLYEQEIIVRDANRFHHFKGGSCSCRDFW; encoded by the coding sequence ATGTCATTGGGTCGAACCAAAAAGAACTCACGTGCTTTGGACATGAGCGTAGTCTTCCACAATGCTTTCCCCACGGCGCCGTCTGTTGGCAACGGCTTGGACAAGAAGCTGTTGTGGATGGCCTTTTccttgcagcagcagcagaagcaggcTTCCATCTCGTCCGCCACGATCCCATCCCGTGTAGCTCTGCTATCCCGCAATGTTCCTGCATCTACCTTGCCGTCCGTTAAAGAAGCTTGCAAGCAAGGAGACCTCACACAGGCCTTCCGCTCGCTGGCCAACTCGCCGCAGTGCCCTCCGCAGGACGCCTACTCATCCATTCTCGAGCTTTGTGCTTCCCGGAAAGCCCCACTGCAAGGCCAGCAAGTCCACTCTCACATTGTCAAATCCAATTCCCTCTCTGATGATGGATTTCTCGGCACAAAGCTCCTTTTCATGTACGGGAAATGTGGCCAACTCCGCGATGCCGAGAAGCTGTTTGATGAAATGCCGACTCGGTCTATCTTCGCGTGGAACGCGCTCGTTGGAGCCTACGCTTCGAATGACCGTCCTTCGTTGGCCATAGCAACCTTTCAGGAAATGCGTGTCTCGGGAATACTGCCCGATGCTTGCACCCTTGCTTCCGTCCTAAAGGCCTGCGGCGCGCTAGAGGATGTCTATACTGGGACTGCGACGCACGGTTTTGCAGTCAAATGTGGACTCGACTCCACGGGTTTCGTCTCCAATGCGCTCGTTTCCATGTACGCAAAGTGTGGACGGTTCGGCTCGGCAAGGCAGCTGTTTGAGCGGATGGATGAGGAAAGAGATGTTGTTTCTTGGAATTCCATCATATCAGCATGTTTGCAGGACGGGCAATTCTTTGAGGTTCTGACTTTGTTTAGAGAGATGCAAAGAGCCAGCATTCCGATGAACTCGTATACCACCGTCGGCGTTCTTCAAGCCTGTGCAGAACTTTCACTTCCGAGGTTGGGTATGGAAATACATGCCTCTCTTCTAAAGAACGATGCAAAACTCGAGATTTATGAGTGCAACGCATTGGTCGTCCTGTACGCAAGATGTGGTCGAATCGGCAATGCCATGCAGGTGTTCTGCGAGATGGAGGAGAAAGACACCGTGTCGTTGAATTCGATGCTGTCTGGTTATGTTCAAAATGGTTTATATCAGGAAGCCATCGACTTCTTCCGCGAAATTCTCGGGTTGGGTTTTGAAGCCGACCAGGTTTCGCTTATAAGCGTCGCTTCTGCTTCAGGGAGGTCAGGGAACAGATTGCATGGAAGGGAAGTCCATGCTTATGCGATGAAGCACGGATTTGACTCCGATTTGCAGGTCGGAAACACACTAATCGACATGTACACAAAGTGTCACTTGATAGATTATGCCGAGCGTGTCTTCTATAAATTGCATAGCAAGGACTGCATTTCCTGGACGACAATGATCGCAGGTTACGCACAGAACTCTGGCTATTCCAAGGCACTCGAGCTGTTCAGGCAAGTTCAGGCGGATGGAATGAAGGCGGACTCGATGATGATCGGGAGCATCTTACAGGCTTGCAGTGGTATGGTCTGTCTTTCCCTGCTGAAGCAAGTCCATGGTTATGCTATCAGACATGGCCTGCTGGATCTGGTACTTAACAACTCGATCATCGATGTGTATGGAGAGTGTGGGAAGGTTTCTCGTGCTTGCCATGTCTTCGGAACGATACGGGATAAGGATGTTGTGTCTTGGACTAGTATGATCACTTGTTATGTCAGCAACGGGCTCCTAAACGAAGCTTTGTGTTTGTTCAGAGACATGGTGGCGGCCGATGTGGAACCTGATGCAGTATCACTGATTACTgtgcttgctgctgctgctggtttgTCATCCTCCATGAAAGGGAAggaaatccatggttttatgtacaGAAGACGGTATCTCACCGAAGGTACAGTCAGCAGTTCACTCGTGGACATGTACGCCAGGTGCGGAGACATAGAGAACTCCTTTAAAGTATTCGGAAATGTCAGACGCAAAGATTTGGTTCTGTGGACAACCATGATCGACGCCAGTGGGATGCACGGCCAGGGAGAGGAAGCAACACGCCTCTTCCGGGGACTGCAGGAGACGGGCATAGTCCCCGATGAGGTTACCTTCTTGGCCCTTCTCTATGCCTGTAGCCACTCTGGATTGGTAGACGAGGGAAAGTACTATCTGGATGTGATGACAGGTGAGTATGGTTTGGAGGCATGGCCGGAACATTACGCCTGTCTCGTCGATCTTCTCGGTCGCTCTGGTAGGACAGAGGAAGCATTCGAGTTCATAAAATCAATGCCTGTGAAGCCGACAGCTGCCGTCTGGTGTGCTCTCCTCGGTGCCTGTCGAGTGCACCTGAATCACGAGCTGGGCAAGATTGCAGCGGAGAAGCTACTCGAGTTAGAGCCTGAGAATCCTGGAAACTATGTGCTCATTTCGAATGCGTTTGCGGCGACGAGGAACTGGGAAGAAGTGGGTGCAGTGAGAGCGATGATGGAAAGGAGGGGATTGAAGAAAGACCCGGCATGTAGCTGGATCGAAGTGGGGAAGAAGGTGCACGCGTTCGTTGCGAGAGACAGAACACACGAGGAATCAGTCGCCATTTACTCGAAGTTGGCAGAGATCATCGAGAGACTCAAGAAGGAAGGAGGGTACACCGAGAACACCAAGTTCGTTCTGCAAGATGTGCCGGAAGAGGAGAAGATAAAGATGTTGCACGGACACAGTGAGAGGCTTGCCATGGCTTTCGGTATGTTGTGTGCCCCGAAGGGAACACCAATCAGGATCACCAAGAACCTCCGAGTATGTGGTGATTGCCACGAATTCACCAAACTCGTAAGCAAGCTGTATGAGCAGGAAATCATCGTCAGGGATGCCAACCGGTTTCATCACTTCAAAGGTGGATCCTGTTCTTGTAGAGATTTCTGGTGA
- the LOC103977356 gene encoding heavy metal-associated isoprenylated plant protein 41-like: MTTSGLLLLFANDKLKQRSHQSSVRVKWLSHYSSAQQILLVGEGDFSFSLALANAFGSADNLVATSLDSYDDLLQKYSKAKSNLKSLREMGATALHGVDATTMKLHSELTMRRFDRIVFNFPHAGFSGNEGLMPVINLHRRLVMGFFRNACRMLRPDGEVHVSHKMGGPYAQWNLEELASEWSLVLVDCADFRKDEFPGYCNKRGEGPRCDRTFPLRASCTYKFRLGDLDETKASSSSSSSSSSA; encoded by the exons ATGACTACCTCagggctgctgctgctgtttgCCAACGACAAACTGAAACAACGGAGCCATCAGTCCTCGGTGCGAGTGAAATGGCTGAGCCATTACTCCTCGGCGCAGCAGATACTGCTGGTCGGAGAAGGGGACTTCTCCTTCTCGCTCGCGCTCGCCAATGCCTTCGGCTCCGCCGATAACCTCGTCGCCACCTCCCTCGACTCCTACG ATGACCTGCTGCAAAAGTATTCCAAAGCGAAATCGAACCTGAAGAGCCTGAGGGAGATGGGGGCGACTGCGCTGCACGGAGTTGATGCTACGACAATGAAGTTACATAGCGAGCTGACGATGCGGAGATTTGATCGGATCGTCTTCAACTTCCCACATGCAGGATTCAGCGGAAACGAGGGCCTGATGCCGGTGATCAA TTTGCACCGAAGGTTGGTGATGGGATTCTTCAGAAACGCATGCCGCATGCTCCGACCAGATGGAGAGGTCCACGTGAGCCACAAGATGGGGGGCCCGTACGCGCAATGGAACCTCGAGGAACTTGCTTCCGAGTGGTCTCTTGTTCTGGTCGACTGCGCTGATTTCAGGAAAGATGAATTCCCAGGTTACTGCAACAAAAGGGGAGAAGGCCCGCGCTGCGACCGGACTTTTCCTCTCCGCGCTTCCTGTACCTATAAATTTCGGCTTGGAGACCTCGACGAAACgaaggcttcttcttcttcttcttcttcttcttcttcagcatgA